A window from Aquabacterium sp. NJ1 encodes these proteins:
- the fghA gene encoding S-formylglutathione hydrolase encodes MTLELISAHGCFGGVQRFYRHASAAIGLPMQFGVYLPPQALEPGAKVPVLFYLAGLTCNEETFAIKAGAQAHAARLGLAIVTPDTSPRGAEIEGEADEWDFGVGAGFYLNATQAPWDANWQMETYITQELHALVEHHLPVDMDRVGIFGHSMGGHGALTLALRNPGLYRSVSAFAPIAAPSQCPWGHKAFTGYLGPDRGPWSAHDASALMIEYPMPPYPEGILIDQGLADKFLPTQLHPEQFEAACAQIGQPLTLRRHEGYDHGYYFIQSFVADHLAHHARCLA; translated from the coding sequence ATGACTCTGGAACTGATCAGCGCGCACGGCTGCTTTGGCGGCGTGCAGCGCTTTTATCGCCACGCCTCGGCGGCCATCGGCCTGCCCATGCAGTTCGGCGTGTACCTGCCGCCGCAGGCCCTGGAGCCTGGCGCCAAGGTGCCCGTGCTGTTCTACCTCGCGGGCCTGACCTGCAACGAAGAGACGTTCGCCATCAAGGCCGGCGCACAAGCGCACGCGGCGCGGCTGGGCCTGGCCATCGTCACGCCCGACACCAGCCCGCGCGGCGCCGAGATCGAAGGCGAAGCCGATGAATGGGACTTCGGCGTGGGCGCGGGCTTCTACCTCAACGCCACCCAAGCCCCATGGGACGCCAACTGGCAGATGGAAACCTACATCACGCAGGAGCTGCACGCGCTGGTCGAGCACCACCTGCCGGTGGACATGGACCGTGTGGGCATCTTCGGCCACTCGATGGGTGGCCACGGCGCCTTGACGCTGGCCCTGCGCAACCCCGGCCTGTACCGCTCGGTATCGGCCTTTGCGCCCATTGCCGCGCCCTCACAGTGCCCTTGGGGCCACAAGGCCTTCACCGGCTACCTGGGGCCCGACCGCGGCCCATGGAGCGCACACGACGCCAGCGCGCTGATGATCGAGTACCCCATGCCGCCGTATCCAGAAGGCATCCTCATCGACCAGGGCCTGGCCGACAAGTTCCTGCCCACGCAGCTGCACCCCGAGCAGTTCGAAGCGGCCTGCGCCCAGATCGGCCAGCCGCTCACCCTGCGTCGCCACGAGGGTTATGACCACGGCTATTACTTCATCCAGAGCTTCGTGGCCGACCACCTGGCCCACCACGCCCGCTGCCTGGCTTGA
- a CDS encoding DUF5666 domain-containing protein produces the protein MKSSTPLFKLSALAVAVVTTLTLVACGGGGGSSSSASSGGTAGTSSYSGSISGLGSIVVNGVRFSTTGATTADEDNPDQPFTKAFGLGTTVTVTGTVNSDGVTGTATSVVVHGGVRGQVTAVDAVNNTFTVAGQTITVDNNTVFDGTTAGFGLSTLVANTTFVEVYGVYDSATGTVKASRVEEETNAGVAALGFAVKGLISNIDTSAHTFDLTLRSGVVAHVSYTSDANVKPTGTTLVNGADVRILMDQANANALAAASSGTVNVTATKVLVKRNKQADGSVAKLQGAILTISGDRNTWTIGDATIDVSQSPELEGVNLATITAGTVVKVKGTFVNGVLVARSIESDGFERSQADGGVKLYGAVSAVDSTSTPNTFVVQGVTVTMGGSTIGSLPVAGTYVEVLARPDSNGVLTAVRIGTQTGGEAPRSFELFGTAPCTAGQSDLAGTFTLALRDGSLPVDGSTATFDVGSQVDMTASNTTEMCVLEVKGSMTTVNNVKTLKASVIEVLKRAASVSLR, from the coding sequence ATGAAAAGCAGTACCCCCCTCTTCAAGCTCTCGGCCCTGGCCGTTGCCGTGGTCACCACGCTCACGCTCGTTGCCTGTGGCGGCGGCGGAGGCTCCAGCAGCAGCGCCAGTTCCGGTGGCACAGCGGGCACCAGCAGCTACAGCGGCTCGATCAGCGGCCTGGGCTCGATTGTCGTGAACGGGGTGCGTTTCAGCACAACGGGCGCCACGACAGCCGACGAAGACAACCCTGATCAGCCCTTCACCAAGGCCTTTGGCCTGGGTACCACCGTGACGGTGACCGGTACGGTCAACAGCGACGGCGTCACCGGCACGGCCACCTCGGTCGTGGTGCATGGCGGCGTGCGTGGCCAGGTGACGGCGGTCGACGCGGTCAACAACACCTTCACCGTGGCGGGTCAGACCATCACCGTGGACAACAACACCGTGTTCGATGGCACGACGGCGGGCTTCGGCCTGAGCACCCTGGTGGCCAACACGACCTTCGTCGAGGTCTATGGCGTGTACGACAGCGCCACCGGCACCGTGAAGGCCTCTCGCGTGGAAGAGGAAACCAATGCGGGCGTGGCCGCACTGGGCTTTGCGGTGAAGGGCCTGATCAGCAACATCGATACCAGCGCCCACACATTCGACCTGACGCTGCGTTCCGGTGTCGTGGCCCACGTGTCCTACACCTCGGACGCCAACGTCAAGCCCACCGGCACCACGCTGGTCAATGGCGCCGACGTGCGCATCCTGATGGACCAGGCCAATGCCAATGCCCTGGCAGCCGCCAGCAGTGGCACCGTCAACGTGACGGCCACCAAGGTGCTGGTCAAGCGCAACAAGCAGGCGGATGGCTCGGTCGCCAAGCTGCAAGGCGCCATCCTCACCATCAGCGGCGATCGCAACACCTGGACCATCGGCGACGCCACCATCGACGTGTCGCAAAGCCCCGAACTGGAAGGCGTGAACCTCGCCACCATTACCGCAGGCACGGTGGTGAAGGTCAAGGGCACCTTCGTCAATGGCGTGCTGGTGGCCAGGTCAATCGAGTCCGACGGCTTCGAACGCAGCCAGGCTGACGGCGGCGTCAAGCTGTATGGTGCCGTCAGCGCCGTGGACAGCACCAGCACCCCCAACACCTTCGTGGTGCAAGGCGTGACCGTGACGATGGGCGGCAGCACGATCGGCAGCCTGCCCGTGGCGGGCACCTATGTGGAAGTCCTCGCGCGCCCCGACAGCAATGGCGTGTTGACGGCCGTGCGCATCGGCACCCAGACCGGTGGCGAAGCACCGCGCAGCTTCGAGCTGTTCGGCACCGCCCCCTGCACGGCTGGCCAGTCCGACCTGGCGGGCACGTTCACGCTGGCCCTGCGCGATGGCAGCCTGCCGGTGGACGGCAGCACGGCCACCTTCGACGTGGGCAGCCAGGTCGACATGACGGCCTCCAACACCACCGAGATGTGCGTGCTGGAAGTCAAGGGCTCGATGACCACGGTCAACAACGTGAAGACGCTCAAGGCCTCGGTGATCGAGGTGCTCAAGCGCGCTGCCAGCGTCTCCTTGCGCTGA
- a CDS encoding S-(hydroxymethyl)glutathione dehydrogenase/class III alcohol dehydrogenase, whose amino-acid sequence MKTKAAVAWKAGAPLTIEELDLQGPREGEVLVEIKATGICHTDYYTLSGADPEGLFPAVLGHEGAGVVVDVGPGVKSLRKNDHVIPLYTPECRECKFCLSRKTNLCQKIRATQGKGLMPDGSSRFSLNGQPILHYMGTSTFSNYIVVPEIALAKVREDAPFETICYIGCGVTTGVGAVLFTAKVEAGANVVVFGLGGIGLNVIQGAKMVGADKIIGVDLNPDREAMGRAFGMTHFLNPKDIEAAGGNIVDAIVQLTDGGADYSFECIGNTKVMRQALECTHKGWGRSIIIGVAEAGAEIATRPFQLVTGRKWEGSAFGGARGRTDVPKIVDWYMDGKLKIDSLITHKLRLDQINEGFDLMKRGESIRSVVVY is encoded by the coding sequence ATGAAGACCAAAGCCGCAGTCGCCTGGAAAGCCGGCGCCCCTTTGACCATTGAAGAACTCGATCTGCAAGGCCCGCGTGAAGGCGAAGTGCTCGTCGAGATCAAGGCCACCGGCATCTGCCACACCGATTACTACACCCTCTCCGGCGCCGACCCTGAAGGCCTGTTCCCCGCCGTGCTCGGCCACGAAGGCGCCGGCGTGGTGGTCGATGTGGGCCCGGGCGTCAAATCCCTGCGCAAGAACGACCACGTCATCCCGCTGTACACGCCCGAATGCCGCGAGTGCAAGTTCTGCCTGAGCCGCAAGACCAACCTGTGCCAGAAGATCCGCGCCACGCAGGGCAAGGGCCTGATGCCCGATGGCAGCTCGCGCTTCTCGCTCAACGGCCAGCCCATCCTGCACTACATGGGCACCTCCACCTTCAGCAACTACATCGTGGTGCCCGAGATCGCCCTGGCCAAGGTGCGTGAAGACGCCCCCTTCGAGACCATCTGCTACATCGGCTGCGGCGTGACCACCGGCGTGGGCGCCGTGCTGTTCACCGCCAAGGTCGAGGCGGGCGCCAACGTGGTCGTGTTCGGCCTGGGCGGCATCGGCCTGAACGTGATCCAGGGCGCCAAGATGGTGGGCGCCGACAAGATCATCGGCGTGGACCTGAACCCGGACCGCGAAGCCATGGGCCGCGCGTTCGGCATGACCCACTTCCTCAACCCCAAGGACATCGAGGCCGCCGGCGGCAACATCGTGGACGCCATCGTGCAGCTGACCGATGGCGGCGCCGACTACAGCTTCGAGTGCATCGGCAACACCAAGGTGATGCGCCAGGCCCTGGAGTGCACGCACAAGGGCTGGGGCCGCTCCATCATCATCGGCGTGGCCGAGGCCGGTGCCGAGATCGCCACGCGCCCCTTCCAGCTGGTCACCGGCCGCAAGTGGGAAGGCTCAGCCTTCGGTGGCGCACGCGGCCGCACCGACGTGCCCAAGATCGTGGACTGGTACATGGACGGCAAGCTCAAGATCGACAGCCTGATCACGCACAAGCTGCGCCTGGACCAGATCAACGAGGGCTTTGACCTGATGAAGCGCGGCGAATCGATCCGCTCTGTTGTGGTGTATTGA
- a CDS encoding amino acid aminotransferase, which produces MFKHVDAYPGDPILTLNEDFQKDPRQGKINLSIGIYFDEEGRLPVMAAVREAESAMLATIGPKPYQPMAGAANYREAVQHLLFGADHEAVKSGRIATLQTLGGSGGLKVGGDFLKRYFPDSQVWVSDPTWDNHRAMFEGAGFVVNTYPYYDPATGGLLFDAMLDTIKALPKHSIVLLHACCHNPTGVDLSVAQWAELIPVLRDRQLLPYLDIAYQGFGDGIDEDAHAIRALADAGVPFFVANSFSKSFSLYGERVGGLSVVCPDKDQAGRVFGQLMSAVRRNYSSPPTHGGQIVARVLQTPALHKLWADELGAMRSRIQLMRQRLYDGLVQRVPGRDFSYFIKQRGMFSYTGLSAEQADILREQHGVYVLRSGRMCVAGLNNNNVDRVAEALAAVL; this is translated from the coding sequence ATGTTCAAGCACGTTGATGCCTACCCAGGCGACCCCATCCTCACGCTCAACGAGGACTTCCAGAAAGACCCCCGTCAGGGCAAGATCAACCTGAGCATCGGCATCTACTTCGACGAAGAAGGCCGCCTGCCCGTGATGGCCGCCGTGCGCGAGGCCGAGTCCGCCATGCTGGCCACCATCGGCCCCAAGCCCTACCAGCCCATGGCGGGTGCGGCAAACTACCGTGAGGCCGTGCAGCACCTGCTGTTCGGCGCCGACCATGAAGCCGTCAAGAGCGGCCGCATCGCCACCTTGCAGACCCTGGGTGGCTCGGGTGGCCTGAAGGTGGGCGGCGATTTCCTCAAGCGCTACTTCCCTGATTCGCAGGTGTGGGTGAGCGACCCCACCTGGGACAACCACCGCGCCATGTTCGAAGGCGCGGGCTTCGTGGTCAACACCTACCCGTATTACGACCCGGCCACAGGCGGCCTGCTGTTTGACGCCATGCTGGACACGATCAAGGCGCTGCCCAAGCACAGCATCGTGCTGCTGCATGCCTGCTGCCACAACCCCACTGGCGTGGACCTGAGCGTGGCGCAATGGGCCGAGCTGATCCCCGTGCTGCGTGACCGCCAGCTGCTGCCGTATCTGGATATCGCCTACCAGGGCTTTGGTGACGGCATCGACGAAGACGCCCACGCCATCCGCGCCCTGGCCGATGCCGGCGTGCCCTTCTTCGTGGCCAACTCGTTTTCCAAGAGCTTCTCGCTGTACGGCGAGCGCGTGGGCGGCCTGAGCGTGGTCTGCCCGGACAAGGACCAGGCCGGCCGCGTGTTTGGCCAGTTGATGTCGGCGGTGCGCCGCAACTATTCGAGCCCGCCCACGCACGGTGGCCAGATCGTGGCCCGTGTGCTGCAGACACCGGCCCTGCACAAGCTGTGGGCCGATGAGCTGGGCGCCATGCGCAGCCGCATCCAGCTGATGCGCCAGCGCCTGTATGACGGCCTGGTGCAGCGCGTGCCTGGCCGCGACTTCAGCTACTTCATCAAGCAGCGCGGCATGTTCAGCTACACCGGCCTGAGCGCCGAGCAGGCCGACATCCTGCGCGAGCAGCACGGTGTGTACGTGCTGCGCTCGGGCCGCATGTGCGTGGCCGGCCTGAACAACAACAACGTGGACCGCGTGGCCGAGGCCCTGGCAGCCGTGTTGTAA